The following coding sequences lie in one Oceanicola sp. 502str15 genomic window:
- a CDS encoding tripartite tricarboxylate transporter permease, giving the protein MDLITHLAAGAAAIADPLVLLFLLLGAVVGMVFGAAPGLTATSAIVLFLPVTYAMGPTTSMALLLGIYCSGYFAGSIPAILLNTPGAPGSAATALDGYALAQQGQGDKAIVTAVLSSFVGGLFSLTMLALLAPSLARVALSFTSVEYFTFALVGIVCVAGISRGSMVKGMAAAFIGILASTVGLDPVSGVGRFLFGQPNLMGGIPTTAALIGLFAIAQMMLLTVRKKDDSEVLPVQATTPISEILGTMVRNKWLMFKSACIGSLIGVLPGTGPSIASWVSYSDALRTAKPGDKYGEGEVKGVISCEVANNSVTGGALVPLLTLGIPGDPVTAVLVGALMIQGFETGPFFIPQNTELFYSILWLLLISNVLMLVLGIGGRRLAAKVLEIPHGIMVPCILVVAGAGAFSLASNPFYLKLVVIFGLLGFLMVRFRIPTAPAVLGIVLGPILEQNLRNALTANQMDATIFLTRPISAVTLAFMCLLLWVWLKPAKAEKGTETEEDLAQ; this is encoded by the coding sequence ATGGATCTGATCACACATCTCGCGGCGGGTGCCGCCGCAATCGCCGACCCGCTGGTGCTGCTCTTCCTGCTGCTCGGCGCGGTCGTGGGCATGGTCTTCGGGGCTGCGCCCGGGCTGACGGCGACCTCCGCCATCGTCCTCTTCCTGCCTGTCACCTACGCGATGGGCCCGACCACCTCGATGGCGCTGCTGCTCGGGATCTATTGCTCGGGCTACTTTGCCGGCTCGATCCCGGCGATCCTGCTCAACACGCCGGGCGCGCCGGGATCGGCGGCGACGGCGCTGGACGGATACGCCCTTGCCCAGCAGGGACAGGGGGACAAGGCGATCGTGACGGCGGTGCTCTCCTCCTTCGTCGGCGGGCTGTTCTCGCTGACCATGCTGGCCCTGCTCGCCCCCTCGCTCGCCCGCGTGGCGCTCAGTTTCACCTCTGTCGAATACTTCACCTTCGCGCTGGTCGGGATTGTCTGCGTGGCCGGCATTTCGCGCGGCTCGATGGTCAAGGGCATGGCGGCGGCCTTCATCGGCATTCTTGCCTCTACCGTGGGCCTCGACCCGGTGTCGGGGGTCGGCCGGTTCCTGTTCGGCCAGCCCAACCTGATGGGCGGCATTCCGACCACCGCCGCTCTGATCGGCCTTTTCGCCATCGCCCAGATGATGCTGCTGACGGTCAGGAAGAAGGACGACTCCGAGGTGCTGCCCGTGCAGGCGACAACGCCGATCTCGGAGATCCTCGGGACGATGGTGCGCAACAAGTGGCTGATGTTCAAATCCGCCTGCATCGGCTCGCTGATCGGTGTGCTGCCGGGCACCGGCCCCTCGATTGCCTCCTGGGTCAGCTACTCGGACGCGCTGCGCACCGCCAAGCCGGGCGACAAGTACGGGGAAGGCGAAGTGAAGGGGGTGATCTCCTGCGAGGTGGCCAACAACTCCGTCACCGGCGGGGCGCTGGTGCCGTTGCTGACGCTCGGCATTCCGGGCGACCCGGTGACCGCCGTGCTGGTGGGCGCGCTGATGATCCAGGGGTTCGAGACCGGGCCGTTCTTCATTCCGCAGAACACCGAGCTGTTCTACTCCATCCTCTGGCTGCTGCTGATCTCCAACGTCCTGATGCTGGTGCTGGGCATTGGCGGGCGCAGGCTGGCGGCGAAGGTGCTGGAAATTCCTCATGGCATCATGGTGCCCTGCATCCTCGTGGTGGCCGGGGCGGGGGCGTTCTCGCTCGCGTCCAACCCCTTCTACCTGAAGCTGGTGGTGATCTTCGGGCTGCTCGGCTTTCTGATGGTGCGCTTCCGCATCCCGACGGCGCCTGCGGTGCTGGGCATCGTGCTGGGGCCGATCCTGGAGCAGAACCTGCGCAACGCGCTGACCGCCAACCAGATGGACGCGACGATTTTCCTGACCCGGCCCATCAGCGCCGTGACGCTGGCCTTCATGTGCCTGCTGCTCTGGGTCTGGCTCAAGCCTGCCAAGGCGGAGAAAGGCACCGAGACCGAGGAGGATCTGGCCCAATGA
- a CDS encoding TIGR02444 family protein — protein sequence MPEGLWPFSLRFYADAPVQEACLALQDSHGGDVNVALCLLWHAREGKVLGRAGAEALEASVAPWRTEVVALLRGLRRRLKGSDMLADADALEAFRSKVKAVELSAEKVEQTLLEAVAATPERQADIEEAGRANLAAYGEILASPIALEIIDALCARLVLVARQANVDQR from the coding sequence ATGCCTGAAGGACTCTGGCCGTTCTCGCTCCGCTTCTACGCCGATGCCCCGGTGCAGGAGGCCTGCCTCGCCTTGCAGGACAGTCACGGCGGCGATGTGAACGTCGCCCTCTGCCTGCTCTGGCATGCGCGCGAGGGCAAGGTGCTGGGCCGGGCCGGGGCAGAGGCGCTTGAGGCATCGGTCGCCCCATGGCGCACCGAGGTCGTCGCCCTGCTGCGCGGTCTGCGCCGCAGGTTGAAGGGCTCCGACATGCTGGCCGACGCCGACGCGCTGGAAGCCTTCCGCAGCAAGGTGAAAGCAGTCGAACTCTCCGCCGAGAAGGTTGAGCAGACCCTGCTCGAAGCCGTGGCGGCCACGCCGGAGCGGCAGGCAGATATCGAAGAGGCCGGGCGCGCAAACCTCGCGGCCTACGGCGAAATCCTTGCCAGCCCGATTGCCCTCGAGATCATCGATGCGCTCTGTGCCCGGCTGGTCCTAGTGGCGCGGCAGGCGAACGTGGACCAGCGCTGA
- a CDS encoding tripartite tricarboxylate transporter TctB family protein, whose product MALKHEDTVAGAALAFVGTTAAWLSLGMGTGATGATLPPNFFPLLCAGGLLICGLVLLVRGLRAESGPMPTLVDSRVAVVGGLTILFYWFFAYIDFRVGAMVLAFATMWMFSIRSVPLLIFLPLGLAFGLYYAFTRGFSMVLPTWI is encoded by the coding sequence ATGGCACTAAAACACGAAGACACTGTCGCCGGCGCTGCGCTCGCCTTCGTTGGCACCACAGCCGCCTGGTTGTCGCTGGGCATGGGCACGGGTGCTACAGGGGCCACGCTGCCGCCCAACTTCTTTCCGCTGCTCTGTGCAGGCGGCCTTCTGATCTGCGGGCTGGTCCTGCTGGTGCGCGGGTTGCGCGCTGAGAGCGGGCCAATGCCCACGCTGGTTGACAGCCGGGTGGCCGTGGTCGGTGGGCTGACGATCCTGTTCTACTGGTTCTTCGCCTATATCGACTTTCGCGTCGGGGCGATGGTGCTGGCTTTCGCGACAATGTGGATGTTCTCGATCCGCTCGGTCCCCCTTCTCATCTTCCTGCCGCTCGGACTGGCCTTCGGCCTCTACTACGCCTTCACCCGTGGCTTCAGCATGGTACTGCCGACATGGATCTGA
- a CDS encoding tripartite tricarboxylate transporter substrate binding protein, translating to MKRKTFLTGVAATAALLMTGITPAVAQDYPTKPIQLVVPFGQGGATDQLARMFAPALEEKLGQPIVIVNQPGAGGAVGLANLALARPDGYTIGVGSDSTLAARPIMDSSGYTGESFDTIARMVSIPSGMAVAKDSPYETIGDLVDALKAGETLTWSGSGIGSGPHLAMAVFLAQNDLSATYVNSNSGGEAMVKLLSGEVDFFSGGGSNYPPMIDDEGNSDIRVLALASEERWKYLPDVPTHTEQGFDYLRSQWFGLVAPKGIPEEAITKISAAVEETLADPGFQERLDQFYFNPAYLNSQDMRAAIDEEAEAFRPILEEAGLAEK from the coding sequence ATGAAACGGAAGACCTTTCTGACCGGCGTCGCTGCAACGGCGGCCCTGTTGATGACCGGGATCACGCCTGCCGTGGCGCAGGACTACCCCACCAAGCCGATCCAGCTTGTCGTGCCCTTCGGGCAGGGTGGCGCCACCGACCAGCTTGCCCGCATGTTCGCGCCCGCGCTGGAGGAGAAGCTCGGCCAGCCGATCGTGATCGTGAACCAGCCCGGTGCCGGTGGTGCCGTGGGTCTGGCCAACCTCGCGCTGGCGCGGCCGGATGGCTACACCATCGGCGTGGGTTCGGACTCCACCCTCGCCGCGCGCCCGATCATGGACAGCTCCGGCTATACCGGCGAGAGCTTCGACACGATTGCGCGGATGGTCTCGATCCCCTCGGGGATGGCGGTGGCCAAGGACAGCCCCTACGAGACGATCGGGGACCTCGTCGACGCGCTGAAGGCGGGTGAAACCCTGACCTGGTCGGGGTCCGGCATCGGCTCGGGTCCGCATCTCGCCATGGCGGTGTTCCTTGCGCAGAACGATCTGAGCGCGACCTACGTGAACTCCAACAGCGGCGGCGAGGCCATGGTCAAGCTGCTCTCGGGCGAGGTCGACTTTTTCTCGGGGGGCGGTTCGAACTACCCGCCGATGATCGACGATGAGGGCAACAGCGACATCCGGGTGCTGGCCCTGGCCTCCGAGGAGCGCTGGAAGTACCTGCCCGATGTGCCGACCCACACCGAGCAGGGCTTCGACTACCTGCGCTCCCAGTGGTTTGGCCTGGTTGCGCCCAAGGGCATTCCCGAGGAGGCGATCACCAAGATCTCCGCGGCGGTCGAAGAGACGCTGGCCGATCCGGGCTTTCAGGAGAGGCTGGACCAGTTCTACTTCAACCCCGCCTACCTGAACTCGCAGGACATGCGGGCCGCGATCGACGAAGAGGCCGAGGCCTTCCGTCCGATCCTCGAAGAAGCCGGGCTGGCCGAGAAGTAA
- a CDS encoding thiamine pyrophosphate-binding protein produces the protein MSDGKQTIGWGSDLMAQALREQEVEWVFLNPGSSFRGLHDSLVNYLGDEKPKIALATHEAIAVSMAHGYAKASGKTGYAILHNLVGLMNGSMGVFNAFCDQVPMVILGGSGPADPAQRRFIDWAHSANTQGDLVRPYVKWTDEPATLDGAMDSMLRAGRIARTGPPGPVYVSLDAGLQEEVVEPGRGTGADLPRYRPPHPVAPDPEAVERVARALLEAESPLIVCGRLGIDPRATAPLVRLVEATGAAYLDDRCIVCLPTLHPQNLNGDKKIRSEADVIVALDVHDLTLATKGYGTGRSQIMGIGAGSEGAHVVDVSLNDWFGNSWARFGGPTPPLDDQIAADPLRALKALAEAAERLGGDSTRIAARRAALGDRHAACRAVSAAKLEERRAESPVSMQRLTHEVYQAVKDEDWRLVVRNHRSWQDGYWDFPGCGSYLGGDGGGGVGYGPGAAVGAALALKDTGALPVAIIGDGDFMMAPGALWTAVHHGAPLLLVLMNNRSWGNDELHQREVAKHRGRDVARAHIGQRTEDPICDLAAIARGFGAWSSGPIEDPDALAPALHEALARVKRGEVAVVEVITSLD, from the coding sequence ATGAGCGACGGCAAGCAGACGATAGGGTGGGGCTCCGACCTCATGGCGCAGGCGCTGCGCGAACAGGAGGTGGAGTGGGTCTTTCTCAACCCCGGCTCCAGCTTTCGCGGGCTCCATGATTCTCTGGTGAACTACCTCGGTGACGAGAAGCCCAAGATCGCCCTCGCAACCCACGAGGCCATCGCGGTGTCGATGGCGCACGGCTATGCCAAGGCGAGCGGCAAGACCGGTTACGCGATCCTGCACAACCTCGTCGGGCTGATGAACGGCTCGATGGGGGTGTTCAACGCCTTCTGCGATCAGGTTCCCATGGTCATCCTCGGCGGCTCGGGCCCCGCCGACCCGGCACAGCGGCGCTTCATCGACTGGGCGCATTCGGCCAATACACAGGGCGATCTGGTGCGCCCCTACGTGAAATGGACGGACGAGCCGGCCACACTCGACGGCGCCATGGATTCGATGCTCCGCGCCGGCAGGATCGCCCGCACGGGGCCTCCGGGGCCGGTCTACGTGTCGCTCGATGCGGGCCTGCAGGAAGAGGTGGTGGAGCCCGGCCGCGGGACCGGCGCCGACCTGCCGCGCTACCGCCCGCCCCATCCCGTCGCCCCCGACCCGGAGGCGGTGGAGCGCGTGGCCCGCGCGCTGCTGGAGGCCGAAAGCCCGCTGATCGTCTGCGGCAGGCTCGGCATCGACCCCCGCGCAACCGCGCCCCTCGTGCGGCTGGTCGAGGCCACCGGCGCGGCCTATCTCGACGACCGCTGCATCGTCTGCCTGCCCACCCTCCACCCGCAAAATCTCAACGGCGACAAAAAGATACGCTCCGAAGCTGATGTTATCGTTGCACTGGATGTCCATGATCTGACCCTTGCAACCAAGGGCTACGGCACCGGGCGAAGCCAGATCATGGGGATCGGCGCGGGCAGCGAGGGTGCCCATGTGGTGGACGTGTCGCTCAACGACTGGTTCGGCAATTCCTGGGCCCGTTTCGGCGGGCCGACCCCGCCGCTCGACGACCAGATCGCCGCCGATCCCCTGCGCGCCCTCAAAGCGCTCGCCGAGGCCGCCGAGCGGCTGGGCGGCGACAGCACCAGGATCGCGGCGCGCCGTGCGGCGCTGGGCGACCGCCACGCCGCCTGCCGGGCCGTCTCGGCGGCAAAGCTCGAAGAGCGGCGCGCCGAAAGCCCCGTCTCGATGCAGCGCCTGACCCACGAGGTCTATCAGGCGGTGAAGGACGAAGACTGGCGCCTCGTGGTACGCAACCACCGCAGCTGGCAGGATGGCTACTGGGACTTCCCCGGCTGCGGGTCGTACCTCGGCGGCGATGGCGGCGGCGGCGTCGGATACGGTCCGGGCGCAGCCGTCGGGGCGGCGCTGGCGCTGAAGGATACCGGCGCCCTGCCGGTGGCAATCATCGGCGACGGCGACTTCATGATGGCGCCCGGCGCGCTCTGGACCGCCGTTCACCACGGCGCGCCCCTGCTTCTGGTGCTGATGAACAACCGCTCCTGGGGCAACGACGAGCTCCACCAGCGCGAGGTCGCCAAACACCGTGGCCGCGACGTGGCCCGCGCCCATATCGGCCAGCGCACGGAAGATCCGATCTGCGATCTTGCCGCCATCGCGCGCGGCTTCGGCGCATGGAGTTCTGGGCCGATCGAAGACCCCGACGCCCTTGCCCCCGCCTTGCACGAGGCGCTGGCGCGGGTGAAAAGGGGCGAGGTTGCCGTTGTCGAGGTGATCACATCGCTGGACTGA
- a CDS encoding GntR family transcriptional regulator: MGSELPEDLSLDRPQELLRDRVLARIRQAIVAGRYRPGQRLLEKELCDALDVSRTSVREALRQLEIEGLVEVGPRGRPFVAEMTAVKARQIYEFREVLECAAGRLFVARAPESACAELQALAARFRAALDTGDLVERLAVKQAFYDVLFTHAGNPAIHSVFDQLFHRIGFLRSRSLGQQVRAEARAAELDQIVACLVARDAEGAANALGKHIRMVSAAAVTWLESREAGEESWDA; this comes from the coding sequence ATGGGATCTGAGCTGCCCGAAGACCTGTCACTGGACCGCCCGCAGGAGCTGTTGCGCGACAGGGTGCTCGCGCGGATCCGGCAGGCGATCGTCGCGGGCCGCTATCGCCCCGGGCAGCGCCTGCTCGAAAAGGAGCTTTGCGACGCGCTGGACGTGAGCCGCACCTCGGTGCGCGAGGCGCTGCGCCAGCTCGAGATTGAAGGTCTCGTCGAGGTCGGCCCCCGCGGGCGTCCCTTCGTGGCCGAGATGACGGCGGTGAAGGCCCGCCAGATCTACGAGTTCCGCGAGGTGCTCGAATGCGCCGCTGGCCGTCTCTTCGTCGCGCGCGCGCCCGAAAGCGCCTGCGCCGAGTTGCAGGCGCTGGCCGCCCGCTTTCGCGCCGCCCTCGACACCGGCGATCTGGTAGAGCGGCTGGCGGTGAAACAGGCCTTCTACGACGTGCTCTTCACCCATGCGGGCAACCCGGCGATTCACAGCGTCTTCGACCAGCTTTTCCACCGCATCGGCTTCCTGCGGTCGCGCTCGCTGGGCCAGCAGGTGCGGGCCGAGGCGCGGGCCGCCGAGCTCGACCAGATCGTGGCCTGCCTCGTGGCGCGCGACGCCGAAGGCGCCGCCAACGCCCTTGGCAAGCACATCCGCATGGTCAGCGCGGCGGCGGTCACATGGCTCGAAAGCCGCGAAGCCGGCGAGGAAAGCTGGGATGCCTGA
- a CDS encoding thiamine pyrophosphate-requiring protein, which translates to MTLAQPPLAAAETNARSAAHHLLQALVDCEVDYIFANLGTDHAPIIEELARWKAEGRTPPKVILCPHENTAMHMALGYAFATGRGQAVLVHVDVGTTNAATGVHNACRSRLPVLLMAGKAPYTSHGELPGTRDNYVHFIQEPQDQGAIVRPYVKWEYTLQSPVHVGEVVRRAHTVMQSGARGPVYLMLPREALMAESDGAALPGFPATKHGALTPGTVPDADLETLADRLLAAERPLIVTSYGGHTPGTSEAIERLSELVGAAVVQNAMVSNVNHEMACFAGGLPGERLPAADVGLIVDSDVPWLPSQGQPDPEAFWAHIDVDALKISSPIWSFPADLRLEGNSARIVTRLAEIIETRRSEAQAAAAGARVEVLREGGAARRASAREAAEDPGQPGALNPHHVLRALGERLHPEDVIFHEAVRNQPVMVRQIPRPVPGTMTRTAGGGLGASGGMALGYKLARPERMLVQIVGDGAFYYNCPASMLAVARQYELPVLTVVLDNAGWSAVKESTLRVYPDGASHASGDFASDFRNDTRFAAMAEMFGFKGLTMDQPESVGATFDEAIATVRGGNSALVHVRLPRH; encoded by the coding sequence ATGACCCTTGCCCAGCCCCCCCTCGCCGCCGCGGAAACCAACGCCAGAAGCGCCGCGCATCACCTGTTGCAGGCGCTCGTGGATTGCGAGGTCGATTACATCTTTGCCAACCTCGGGACGGATCATGCGCCGATCATCGAGGAGCTGGCCCGCTGGAAGGCGGAGGGGCGGACGCCGCCCAAGGTGATCCTCTGTCCGCATGAGAACACCGCGATGCACATGGCCCTGGGCTACGCCTTTGCCACCGGGCGCGGTCAGGCGGTTCTGGTGCATGTCGACGTGGGCACAACCAATGCAGCGACCGGGGTGCACAACGCCTGCCGCTCGCGCCTTCCGGTGCTGCTGATGGCGGGCAAGGCGCCTTACACCAGCCATGGGGAGCTGCCCGGCACGCGCGACAACTACGTGCACTTCATTCAGGAGCCGCAGGATCAGGGGGCCATCGTGCGGCCCTACGTGAAGTGGGAATACACCCTGCAAAGCCCGGTGCATGTGGGCGAGGTCGTGCGGCGGGCGCATACGGTGATGCAATCGGGCGCGCGCGGGCCGGTCTACCTGATGCTGCCGCGCGAAGCGCTGATGGCGGAGTCCGATGGGGCCGCCCTGCCCGGATTTCCGGCGACCAAGCATGGTGCTCTCACCCCCGGCACGGTGCCGGATGCGGATCTTGAGACCCTCGCCGATCGGCTCCTCGCCGCAGAGCGGCCGCTGATCGTCACCTCCTACGGCGGCCACACGCCGGGCACCTCGGAGGCGATCGAGCGGCTGTCGGAGCTGGTCGGGGCGGCGGTTGTACAGAATGCGATGGTGTCCAACGTCAATCACGAGATGGCCTGCTTTGCCGGCGGCCTGCCCGGCGAGCGGCTGCCGGCGGCGGATGTGGGGCTGATCGTCGACAGCGACGTGCCTTGGCTGCCCTCGCAGGGACAGCCCGACCCGGAGGCCTTCTGGGCGCATATCGACGTGGATGCGCTGAAGATCAGCTCGCCGATCTGGAGCTTTCCGGCGGACCTTCGGCTGGAGGGCAACAGCGCCCGGATCGTCACCCGGCTGGCCGAGATCATCGAGACCCGCCGGAGCGAGGCACAGGCCGCCGCGGCTGGCGCGCGTGTGGAGGTGCTGCGCGAAGGCGGCGCCGCACGGCGCGCCTCGGCCCGGGAGGCCGCCGAAGACCCGGGGCAGCCCGGGGCGCTGAACCCTCATCACGTGCTGCGGGCCCTCGGGGAGCGGCTGCACCCGGAAGACGTGATCTTTCATGAAGCGGTGCGCAACCAGCCGGTGATGGTGCGCCAGATCCCCCGCCCCGTGCCGGGAACGATGACCCGCACCGCTGGCGGCGGGCTGGGCGCGTCGGGCGGGATGGCGCTGGGCTACAAGCTGGCCCGGCCCGAGCGGATGCTGGTGCAGATCGTGGGCGACGGGGCGTTCTACTACAACTGCCCGGCCTCGATGCTGGCCGTTGCCCGGCAATACGAGCTGCCGGTGCTGACGGTGGTGCTCGACAATGCGGGATGGTCGGCGGTGAAGGAATCGACCCTGCGCGTCTACCCCGACGGGGCCTCCCATGCTTCGGGCGATTTTGCCTCGGATTTCAGGAATGACACGCGGTTTGCGGCCATGGCCGAGATGTTCGGCTTCAAGGGGCTGACGATGGACCAGCCGGAGAGCGTGGGCGCGACATTCGACGAGGCCATTGCCACGGTGCGCGGCGGGAACTCAGCGCTGGTCCACGTTCGCCTGCCGCGCCACTAG
- a CDS encoding Rieske 2Fe-2S domain-containing protein, translating to MTELRICSRDEIPDGGVRIVEVDNLEIGVIRQAGSFYAYRNLCPHQGGPACEGVRMAGVFDDVDAEGNFHGQKFDEAEMHIVCPWHGYEYRLEDGVNVCDHKLKLRKFDVTERDGDVFLTL from the coding sequence GTGACCGAACTGCGAATTTGCTCAAGAGACGAGATACCCGATGGCGGTGTTCGCATCGTCGAGGTCGACAATCTCGAGATCGGCGTGATCCGTCAGGCGGGCAGCTTCTATGCCTATCGCAACCTCTGCCCGCATCAGGGCGGACCGGCCTGCGAGGGGGTTCGGATGGCGGGCGTGTTCGACGATGTCGATGCCGAGGGCAACTTTCATGGCCAGAAGTTCGACGAGGCGGAGATGCACATCGTCTGCCCCTGGCATGGCTACGAGTACCGGCTCGAGGACGGGGTGAACGTCTGCGATCACAAGCTCAAACTGCGCAAGTTCGATGTGACGGAAAGGGACGGCGATGTCTTCCTCACCCTCTGA
- a CDS encoding amidohydrolase family protein → MNRQITGQRDLTSEPFDTRTHLAHARQQAEARNYDDFLIVDVDSHHYENEASAEIAEYVANDVLRNEIKYQGISRKGISTGFGQYQDLGGRLVRYPERKGEAVPEKPHRDVTLMRRWMDSMGVDIACMFPTPLLNLGLSPRVDLEVELAFAYNRWLCERVLSEDSRLKSMLYLPFNDPEACPKIIEEFGDHPGVIGFMVTTTRYKGVYDNAYTRTYRMLEERGLPLGFHTGLGGQEPGLSTCNRFLTLHALGFAWHNMLHLGNWVINGLPERFPKLKVLWIEAGLAWIPFMMQRLDNEYMMRHSDAPLLKKKPSEYMQDMFYTSQPMEMVDNARALELTFDMMKAESQLLYSSDYPHWDMDLPSVIYDLPFLDESAKRDILGGNAARLFGLEHKLSDWKLERRRQKEAEKNRS, encoded by the coding sequence ATGAACAGGCAGATCACCGGGCAGCGCGACCTGACGAGCGAGCCCTTCGACACCCGCACCCACCTTGCCCATGCCCGACAGCAGGCGGAGGCGCGCAACTACGACGACTTCCTGATCGTCGATGTGGACAGCCACCACTACGAGAACGAGGCCAGCGCCGAGATTGCCGAATACGTCGCCAACGACGTTCTGCGCAATGAAATCAAGTATCAGGGGATCTCGCGCAAGGGCATCTCGACCGGGTTCGGCCAATACCAGGACCTCGGCGGACGGCTGGTGCGCTACCCCGAGCGCAAGGGCGAGGCGGTGCCGGAGAAGCCGCACCGCGACGTGACGCTGATGCGTCGCTGGATGGACTCGATGGGTGTGGACATTGCCTGCATGTTCCCCACCCCGCTGCTGAACCTCGGCCTCAGCCCGCGCGTCGACCTCGAGGTGGAGCTGGCGTTCGCCTACAACCGCTGGCTTTGCGAGCGGGTGCTGAGCGAGGACAGCCGGCTCAAGTCGATGCTCTACCTGCCGTTCAACGACCCGGAAGCCTGCCCGAAGATCATCGAGGAGTTCGGCGATCATCCCGGTGTCATCGGCTTCATGGTCACGACGACGCGCTACAAGGGGGTTTACGACAACGCCTATACCCGCACCTACAGGATGCTGGAGGAGCGCGGGCTGCCGCTGGGCTTTCATACCGGGCTGGGCGGGCAGGAGCCGGGGCTTTCGACCTGCAACCGCTTTCTGACGCTGCATGCGCTGGGCTTTGCGTGGCACAACATGCTGCACCTCGGGAACTGGGTCATCAACGGCCTGCCCGAGCGCTTTCCCAAGCTGAAGGTGCTGTGGATCGAGGCCGGGCTGGCGTGGATTCCCTTCATGATGCAGCGGCTCGACAACGAGTACATGATGCGCCACTCCGATGCGCCGCTGCTGAAGAAGAAGCCGTCGGAATACATGCAGGACATGTTCTACACCTCCCAGCCGATGGAGATGGTGGACAACGCCCGCGCGCTGGAACTGACCTTCGACATGATGAAGGCCGAGAGCCAGCTGCTCTACTCGTCCGATTACCCGCACTGGGACATGGACCTGCCCAGCGTGATCTACGACCTGCCGTTCCTCGATGAGAGCGCGAAGCGAGACATTCTTGGTGGCAATGCCGCCAGGCTGTTTGGCCTCGAGCACAAGCTCAGCGACTGGAAGCTGGAACGCCGGCGGCAGAAGGAGGCCGAGAAAAATCGCAGCTGA